The Rahnella aquatilis CIP 78.65 = ATCC 33071 genomic sequence ACATTATCTACGCTATCAATAAGGTCGCGGAAAAAGTAAATAACGATCCGCTGGTGCGTGACCGCATTAAAGTGGTGTTTATCCCGGATTACCGCGTGTCCGTGGCTGAACTGATGATCCCGGCAGCCGATGTTTCCGAGCAGATTTCGACTGCCGGTAAAGAAGCGTCCGGTACCGGCAACATGAAACTGGCGCTGAACGGCGCACTGACCGTCGGCACGCTCGACGGTGCGAACGTTGAGATTGCCGGAGAGGTCGGAGAAGACAATATCTTCATCTTTGGCCATACCGTCGATCAGGTCAAAGCCTTGCAGGCGAAAGGCTACGATCCGCTTAAAATTCGCAAGAAAGACAAACACCTGGATAAGATCCTCAAAGAACTGGAAAACGGCTTCTTCAGTCATGGCGACAAGCAGGCGTTCAGCCTGATGCTCGACAGTTTACTGGGCGGCGGCGACCCGTATCTGGTGCTGGCTGACTTTGCGGATTACTGCGCCGCACAGCAAAAAGTCGACGCGCTGTACCGCGACCAGGATGAATGGACGCGCAAAACTATCCTCAACACGGCCCGCGTAGGGATGTTCAGTTCCGACCGCTCGATCCGCGATTATCAGCAGCGGATCTGGCAGGCGAAGCGATAAGGAGCCCGCATGGAGAACAAAGCACTGGAGCAGGCTGCCAGGGAGGCGGGGATCTCCTCTGGTTTTATTAACGCGCACGGCAAACAGCAGGCAATCGCCCCCGAGACCAAGCGTGAACTGTTATCGGCGATGGGCTGGGTGGCGGCGAACCGCCGCCCGGTTGCCACGCCGGTGCCCCCGGTCAAAGTGTTTGTCACCGGCAGCCGTCTGGCATTGCCGGTCGGCGGTGAAGGTGAATATGCCTGGACACTGAAACAGGAAAGCGGCGCGACGCAAAAAGGGCGGATCAGCGGCAAAATGACGCTGGCGCTGCCGGGTAAAATTCCTGCCGGTTATCACCAGCTGACGTTGACGCAAGACGAGCAACAGTGGGATTGCCGGATCATTGTCGCGCCGAAACGCTGTTACGAACCGGATGCGCTGCTGGCCGGTAAAAAACTGTGGGGCGCCTGCGTGCAGCTTTATACGCTGCGCTCGGAAAATAACTGGGGCATCGGTGATTTCGGCGATCTCAATCTGATGCTGAAAAACGTCGCCGAACGCGGCGGCGCATTTGTCGGGCTTAATCCGATCCACGCGTTGTATCCGGCCAATCCGGTGGCAGCCAGCCCCTACAGCCCGTCATCCCGCCGCTGGCTGAACGTGATTTATATCGACGTCAGTGCGGTAGAAGATTTCAGGCTGAGCGACGCGGCGCAACAGTGGTGGCATCAGCCGCTGACGCAACAGCGTTTGCAGGCGGTGCGCGCCAATGACTGGGTGGATTACGCTAACGTCATGCCACTGAAATTAGAAGGATTACGGCTGGCTTACGCACACTTCCTGGAGCGTAAGGCGCAGGATCCGCAGGTGAAATCCCTGCGCAATTTCGTCAAACAGGGCGGCGAAAGCCTGTATCTGCAGGCCGCATTTGACGCACTGTACGAGTATCTGGCGAAAGAAAGTGATGTGGCGCTGGGCTGGAACCGCTGGCCGGAAAAATATCATGATGCCCGTGGCCCGGCTGTGCGGGCATTCTGCGAACAACATGCGCAGGATGTGGAGTTTTATCTGTGGCTGCAATGGCTGGCGGAAACCCAGTTTACGCAGTGTTATCACACCAGCCAGCAGCACGAGATGCCGATGGGGCTGTACCGTGATCTGGCGGTCGGCGTGGTCGCAGGTGGATCCGAAACCTGGGGCGACGGCGAACTGTATTGCCTGAAGGCCTCGGTGGGTGCACCGCCGGATATTCTCGGCCCGCTCGGCCAGAACTGGGATCTGCGCCCGATGGATCCGCATGTAATGGTAAGGCGCGGCTATCAGCCGTTTATCGATCTTCTGCGTTCCAACATGACCAGTTGCGGCGCGTTACGTATCGATCATGTGATGACGTTACTGCGCTTGTGGTGGATCCCGGCTGGTGAAACGGCGGATAAAGGCGCGTATGTGCAATACCCTGTGGACGATCTGCTGGCGATCCTGGCGCTGGAAAGCCAGCGTCACC encodes the following:
- the malQ gene encoding 4-alpha-glucanotransferase; this encodes MENKALEQAAREAGISSGFINAHGKQQAIAPETKRELLSAMGWVAANRRPVATPVPPVKVFVTGSRLALPVGGEGEYAWTLKQESGATQKGRISGKMTLALPGKIPAGYHQLTLTQDEQQWDCRIIVAPKRCYEPDALLAGKKLWGACVQLYTLRSENNWGIGDFGDLNLMLKNVAERGGAFVGLNPIHALYPANPVAASPYSPSSRRWLNVIYIDVSAVEDFRLSDAAQQWWHQPLTQQRLQAVRANDWVDYANVMPLKLEGLRLAYAHFLERKAQDPQVKSLRNFVKQGGESLYLQAAFDALYEYLAKESDVALGWNRWPEKYHDARGPAVRAFCEQHAQDVEFYLWLQWLAETQFTQCYHTSQQHEMPMGLYRDLAVGVVAGGSETWGDGELYCLKASVGAPPDILGPLGQNWDLRPMDPHVMVRRGYQPFIDLLRSNMTSCGALRIDHVMTLLRLWWIPAGETADKGAYVQYPVDDLLAILALESQRHRCMVIGEDLGTVPVEIVSKLRESGVYSYKVLYFERDEENNFRAPQSYPVQAMATITTHDLPTLRGYWQSDDLALGKSLGLYRDEAVLEALYADRARARQGLLDGLHHYGCIPQKTGHKAALMEMTPVLNRGLQRYVADSACALLGLQPEDWLDMSAPVNVPGTSDEYPNWRRKLSHTLEEMFADEQVNKLIKDLDKRRRKVSVS